Genomic DNA from Triticum dicoccoides isolate Atlit2015 ecotype Zavitan chromosome 4B, WEW_v2.0, whole genome shotgun sequence:
CAATTTAAATATAAATATGATCTAGTAGCGAGATAGAAGTTTGAATAtagattttatttttgttatttcaaTTTTGAAAGCACAAAAATTAAATATGTTTCAAATATATTTAATATAGTCTTGTTTGAAAGGCCTTGTCATGAGAATTTCAATATAAATGAAATTCTAGTTTAAAAGATATGAAGCATCTAAACAATCACTAAGAAAGAAAATGCTAGCACGTTGTGTCGTTCTCTCTGCTAGAAAAGGTGGTGggacccattgaggtaacttaaaaTTGCTATACTGGTAAGAGGAGGAAATACATGGAATATTTCATGCATGTGAGTCCAAAATGCACGAATACTGAAGCGAATTCGAGGTGGATGTTTGCCTGTACGTACCTTGAATGCTAGTAAGGACTCCGACAACCGTCAATTAATTCAATTGATGTAGACCTGCATGGTTTGGAGTCGTATAGTAATTAAATGAGAGGTTATAATCATCCATGGAGTCTTCAGGATGCCTCAGAGTCTTGATCCGAGAACACTTTGCTTGCATGTCACCGTTCATGCAAACATGGTAACAATGGCGGATGTCGAGAGACTCTAGGTGCGGGCAACCATCAAGGATGGCTTTCAAACCATTGTTGGTGAGCGAATTAGCAGTGAGCTGCAACGAGCGCAGCTCTGGCATCTTGGCGATCGCCATGGCTGCGCTATCATCTTGGTATTCACTGTAGAAGAATATTTGGCTCAGTCTAAAGCGCTTCAGGAGGGGACATGCAGCTCCTACAGCTTCAAGTGTGTCAGGAAATTTATGCAGACAGTTTGACAATTCCAACTCCTCAAGCATGGAAAACTTTGTGATCAACGGCTTCAAGGCCATGTCTACGATATCACGGCAATAGATGAGTCGAAGGCTCTTTAATGATGGCGCCCTGCTCAGTAAAGAAAGTTGGATATAAATTAGACAGTAATTTTTGACTTTCCTTGTAAAAATAGGATAATCAAGTGAGAAATTGAAACATGACAGTAAACTAGTACTATTTTGTGTGTACAAAATAGGATAAACAAGCAAGAAATCCTCACCCGTCGGCAAGGAGGGAGAGAATCCTTTCTGTGACGTAGCCCTCTGCCCAGAAGGCCTCGCACCGACCCACACTACGCCTCATGGCAGCTCTCACCATCTCAAGGTATTCCGAGTGGTTGAAGGCGTAGCAGTGGAAGCGCATATCGACGCGGCGCCACAAGTCCGGCTCGTCCACAGAAGCCCTGCGCCATGGGCTGCACACAATGTCGGGCCCCGTGAGGATGTCGACGTGGTCCAGCCGGCTGAACACGTCCAGCAACACATCCCGCGGCAGCGCCGCCCAGTCCCTCGCCTCCCGCACCACCACCTCCTTATCCTTCCCGTTGTGCAGCAGTCGGACAGGCTCCTCGAGGAGGCAGGATGCGGAGGGTGCTGCGGCCATGGCATGCAAAGGAAGTGCAGTTCTCGTTTATACACGAGAGAGATAAACCACAGTTCCGGCCTCTCTAATCCTATATATGCCAAACAGAGACATTGGAATTGAAGGTCGCTACCATCGTCGGCGTTACGTTTCTCTCCAGCTATTTCGTATATCCTGCTCAGAAAGTGACGTTCATTAGTTATTATCTCATTCTTGTTCGCTAAAGAAGCAATCCATTCTTGTAGCCAGCTGACCAACGTCGTTGTATCCAAGGCGCGCGTGAGCGCACCTACAGGCCGGCTGATCAAGCCATCAAGATTACTTCAACTAAAATCAAGTTTTGTAGCCAATCTTTTATGGTTGTCACTTTTTTTTAGGAAAAAGAGGATCAACCTTTTTCTTTGCaaggaaaactttcaatctatttatCAGCTGTCAAGGTAGTAGGAAGAATacaagaagtaaaaaaatacatccAAATCCAtacaccacctagcgacgactacaagcactggagcgagccgaagtcTCGCTGCCGTCATCGCCCCTCACTCATCAAAGTCGGGCAAACCTTATTgtatagacagtcgggaagtcgtcgtgctaaggccccatgggACAAGCGCACTAGGACAACAATCGCCGTTGATGAAGAGAtgcgtagatcagaaggatccaacttGTAGACACATGAACACAGACGAACGAAGAGCAGATCTACTAGGATCCATCGAAGACAAACACCGAACGAATCCCAAGGGATCCGTTGGAGAaaaacctccacacgccctccgacgatgctagaaACACCACCGGGACGGAAAATAGGCAGGGacgaccttattccatcttcaaagaGTCGCTGCCGCCTCGCCTCTGAGCAGAACACAAATCTTAACAAAACTCAAAAATCTATCTAAACACAGGGGATATGGTGACTGGAGCCCAGACAAAAAGAAGGCCAACCTTGGCCTAAACTAAATCGTAGTAGAACTTTCATGGATTGATAGATATATAACTTTTAACATATATTACATCGATCTTTGACTGCCAACACTCCTGTCATGCACCACCACTTATAGGGATGTAATTTCATTATCAATCTAAATTTGATCTTGTATGGATACTACTATATAAATCAATAGATCACATCTTATAAGGTCAAAATTACATGTCATATCTTTTTTTTTGCGTGAGAAAATCGAGGACACAACACGCCATACGTACCTGAAAACAGGGGGGCACCAGTCATAATGTTCACAAAAAGTTAATATGGAGAATCGGGCGATACTTTTGCTAAATGAGCTTAAATGGAGGAAATTTTATTAAATGGGGTAATTAGTGTCGAAACATCAAATTATATCAGTGTGTAATAACTGGAATTCGCTATAGGTGGAGACTCAATTTAGACCACCAGGTAAGGAAAAAAATGTaagaggagtgagggagtcctggactagggggtgtccggatagccgaactatcatcatcggccggactccaagactatgaagatacaagattgaagacttcgtcccgtgtccggatgagactttccttggcgtggaaggcaagcttggcgatacggatatgtagatttcctaccattgtaaccgactctatgtaaccctagccttctccggtgtctatataaaccggatgactttagtccgtaggacgaacaacaatcataccatatgctagcttctagggtttagcctccttgatctcgtggtagatctactcttgtaatacccacatcatcaatatcaatcaagaaggacgtagggttttacctccatcaagagggcccgaacctgggtaaaacatcgtgtcccttgtctcctgttaccatccgcctagacgcacagttcgggaccccctacccgagatccgctggttttgacaccgacattggtgctttcattgagagttcctttgtgtcgtcaccgataggctcgatggcttcttcgatcatcaacaacgatgcagtccagggtgagaccttcctccccggacagatcttcgtattcggcggctttgcactgcgggccaattcgcttggccatctggagcagatcgaaagccacgcccctggccgtcaggtcagatttggaagcttgaacttcacggctgacatccgcggggacttgatcttcgatggattcgagccacagccgagcgcgccgcactgtcacgacgggcatgacttagctctgcagccggacagtaacctggaggccgcacacgagtccgctccgatcttcaattcggagacggctgcgcagatcgaggacgggtggctagacaccgcctcgggggctgcaacctctacggtgatagagccgaacactgaccttgtccctcatgaagctcgtgactccgaggtgccggactccttgccggactccgaacctcccgcgccccctccagtcgaatccgattgggcgccggtcatggagttcaccgctgcggacatctttcaacactcacctttcggcgacatcttgagttcgctaaagtatctctcgttatcaggagagccctggccggactgcggtcaagacggttgtgatgcggacgacgaagaaattcaaagcccacccaccacccacttagtagccactgtcgacgatctaaccgacatgctagacttcgactccgaagacatcgacggtatggacgacgataccggagacgaccaagaaccagcgcctactgggcactgaaaagccacctcatcatatgacatatacatggtggacatcccaaaggatgggaatggcgaaggaacagcggaggatgacccctccaagaaacagcccaagcgccggcgtcagcggcgccgctctaaatcccgccacagcaagaatggagatttcggcaccggagataataacaccccagacagtgccgaagacaaccccctccagcaagattcagcgcaggaggacggagacgctagccctcatgagaaggcagcagacgaagaggtagaggattacatgccttcctccggagacgaggcaagcctcgacgacgacgaattcgtcgtgcctgaggatcccgtcgaacaagagcgttttaaacgcaggcttatggccacggcaaacagcctcaagaaaaagcagcagcagcttagagctgatcaagatctgctagccgatagatggactgaagtccttgcagccgaagagcatgagctcgaccgcccctccaaaagctaccctaaacgcaagctgctcccccgattagaggaggaggcatataaacctgcatcaccagcagacaatacggctgaccgaccaccccgtggccgtgacagagaggcctctaggccctccaccagaaccgtaccccggcatcgctcgaaaagcacaaggccacaagggaatgctccggacttgcgagatatattggaggataaggcaagacaatcaagatcgatctatggatcgcgtgggcgccccatgatacgcgacgacaaccgtcgcgccggacacagcaagtccggccgggccgaaaaaaatatacaaagctcttttgaactccgtcgtgatatcgcccaatacagaggcgccacacacccactatgcttcacagatgaagtaatggatcaccaaatccccgaagggtttaaacccgtgaacattgaatcttatgatggcacaacagaccccgcggtttggatcgaggactatctccttcatatccacatggcccgcggtgataatctccacaccatcaaatatctcccactcaagcttaaaggaccagcccggcattggcttaacagcttgccagcagagtcaattgggagctgggaagacctggaagccgcatttctcgataacttccaaggcacgtacgtgcacgctgatgacctaagccatatattcagcagccagacgaatcagccagacaattctggacacggttcttaaccaagaaaaatcaaatcgtcgattgtccggatgcgaaggccctcgcggctttcaaacataacatccgcgacgagtggctcgcccggcacctgggacaggaaaagccgaaatccatggcagccctcacatcactcatgacccgcttctgcgcgggtgaggacagctggctagcacgcagcaacaacctcagtaaaaattctggctgtccggatatcaaggaccgcaatggcaggccgcgtcgtaacaaaaacaaacgccgcattaacggcgagaatagtgaggatacggcagtcaatgccggattcagaggctctaagcccggtcaacggaaaaagccattcaaaagaactactccgggtccgtccaatttggaccgaatactcgaccgctcgtgccagatacacggcacccccgaaaagccagctaaccacaccaacagggactgttgggtattcaagcaggcaggcaagttaatcgccgaaaacaacgacaaggggctgcatagcgacgacgaggaagagacccgaccgccgaacaatagaggacagaagggtttccccccacaagtgcggacggtgaacatgatatacgcaacccacatacccaaaagggagcggaagcgtgcactcagggatgtatacgcgatagagccagttgccccgaagttcaatccatggtcctcctgcccaatcacttttgaccgaagggaccaccccaccagcatccgccacggcggattcgccgcattggttctagacccaatcgttgatggatttcacctcaccagagtcctgatggacggcggcagcagcctgaacctgctttatcaggatacagtgcgcaaaatgggcatagacccctcaaggattaaacctacaaagacgacctttaaaggcgtcatactaggtgtagaggccaat
This window encodes:
- the LOC119293673 gene encoding putative F-box/LRR-repeat protein 23, with the protein product MAAAPSASCLLEEPVRLLHNGKDKEVVVREARDWAALPRDVLLDVFSRLDHVDILTGPDIVCSPWRRASVDEPDLWRRVDMRFHCYAFNHSEYLEMVRAAMRRSVGRCEAFWAEGYVTERILSLLADGAPSLKSLRLIYCRDIVDMALKPLITKFSMLEELELSNCLHKFPDTLEAVGAACPLLKRFRLSQIFFYSEYQDDSAAMAIAKMPELRSLQLTANSLTNNGLKAILDGCPHLESLDIRHCYHVCMNGDMQAKCSRIKTLRHPEDSMDDYNLSFNYYTTPNHAGLHQLN